The sequence AAGTAGGGTGTGGGAGCTACATGTTGAACCAACAATGAGGTCTCCTGAAACAGTGGCTATGCTAACTTACTTTTCCATGAACATTATCACTAGAATGCATTGTAGTATTCTCAGTAGATATTGGGAATTGAATCGTACGCAATGCTACAAGCCCTGATCTGTTTATGTCATTATGTAGCTCTGGTTGAACCGTTTCAAGACTGCAGTTGACCCTTTCCTTTTGGGGGTTAATTTGCAGGAGGTTGATCTAATCTACAGTATACCTTCATTAAAATTGAACAGATTAAGAGATCTTGTAGTAGTCGTAGAAGTCTTACCACCTCCTGTAATCACATTGCAGACTAGGCAGCTCTTTACAACTTCATTTAGAGGACGGCTCTGCTCTGTTTTAATGAGGTGGAGCAAActgggtttctctctctcctaaccccCCCTATTActgcaggggtgtattcattccacctattctgttgcaaaacatttcttaaatcgAAGCAAATGGAACAgtgagggacctacctgaatttgtccaatagaaagtcTTGTTTAAGTTGCAAAAAGGAACGTTGAGGTGTATGTGTGGGCCACTTACTTATCTTTCCCAATAGTTTCGTAGTCTTTCACAATCACATCAATGTAAGATGAGGAATCAAGCACAGAGCCCTTCAAATCAAACTGAAGGACCTGTAATCAAACATGACATGTATTACTTATCAAATCAGGGGCACTGCCAAGGTGTTTGAGGTACACACAAATTATATTATTAAGCCTATTAGAGAGCAGGCAATGACAATATTATACAGAAGCCTACAATAGTACACTATCAGAGTTGTAGCTTTTTTGAGCATATCTAGTCTTGCTTTGGCAATACAACTTTCCCAAGGACAAATACTCTGTTTGAACAGAAAGTACTTACTTCATTCCAAACTGGGTTTACTTCACTGTCAATTGATTTGGTTTTCTTCTTTTCATCTGAAAgtaacatttgtttttttttctcacttaTTTCAGTCACATTTTACAGTTGCTAAGAAAGTACTCCATTCTTAGCAACTTGTACAGAGTAAAAGAATGCCAATGCAGTCAATATAACTCAGGTAATATTGAATTGATACATTCAACAGTTTAGGTCCAATGAAAAGTTATTGCCTACTTAAAAAGTCTACATCCTGCTTTAACCAATCAATAGGTTACACCATCGTTATTCTTCATCTCACAACCTTTGTTCTTTCTCAAGGAATGCCACAAAACAAAACGTTATGACATTTCTATTCGTAAGGTGATGGAGTAGCCCAATAAAGCAGCCCATCAGATTTGTggatcaaaatacagaaatataatctCTGGGACATAAAAAGTAAGAGCACTTCCTTACCTTTAAAAATAATAGATGCTACGGGATCCGGTGTACTTCCAAGTTTATTTTTAGGCAGACCTTTAGCAGATTCTACCACAACCCGCAACATTATGATACTCACTAATAGGAATAAGTATTGTTCTGGAATTATTTTACAACCCAAATAGCGCGcagcatcaccatcaccaccagcccATCACTAAAGCTAACAGCACCAATTTGAACCCGTGTTAAATTTTGGTAAATAACAAGGGTGGGTCAGAGAGGAATGGGCTAAgagagaggtttcactctcgccaaaattGAGCCCAATGCGTTTCTAAACTTGttgcctgccttcccgcctttgaggcaacgactcccattgttaggacggagacatgagcatctcgtcattatacaGATCTTTGGGTGGGTGGGGATTTTGGGGGGAAGGGCAGTGTGCTGCCATCCTGTGTAAAGTGTTGACAGAGGAAAATATTGGCTCAGTGAAATAAGTAGgaaaatactgtaaaaaaaagtGCTAGTACTTGCATGGCGCTATTAAAACAGGATATATAGGACAAAAATAAATCTAGACTGAGCAAATTCTATTTTTCCATTCATATTTGTACGTTAATGTCTGTCCCATGACAAGTTAATTGGCGCTCTATTGTTATTGGACTGGTCAATAAAAGTACTCTGTctctattttgtgtttttttttttacaaatatcaacaaacaaaagaggaatagtcacatgcaaacaagcatacatacaaactatttacattgccaggaatcctaaacaaacGAATTATATTAATTACTAATATAAGttttaattgcctttttgtttttcattttagttaaagtagtgcaatattgtttaaattcatttataaagtggaataagttaggttttgaattagaccatttgcatttgtgaatatgaaatgtacCTAATATTATTAGCAGTTGAATTACATATACTACATCTTTATCAATGTcagaatttctgaaataaatcattatatcaAAACCATTAAATTGTACAACCGGTCCTATTTTTCTGTAATACAATTCTGAATGTCAATCCAAAAAattactatactattactatactaTAAATACAGgcaaaaaacaaatgcaaaatggtctactccattccacagaaatcacatttatagTCAATATTCAGCTTgaatctttccaaaacatgtttcacaGGATAAATTCTATGTAGCATTTTAAATGAAACTTCCTTTACTTTGTTACTGATAGCAATTTTCCCTCTAGTGGTGGttgatttttaaaaaaaaggAGTGCCAGCGTCATGATCTGACTCCCGGATATGACGCCCAGACGCGCTGTATTCAAACTTTTCAACTAGGAAGGTAGAAAGTGGCCATTTCATTCTCACAAGTCAAGCGTCCTAGAATGTTATTTTGGAAACAGTGGTCTATATTGTGAGTTATATTTTATGAGTATTTAAAGATGCATACATGTTTTCTTAACACTAGAAAACAGTTTGGGTTGAACGATCAAACgcttagctagttagctgtgtTGTTAGCCAGACCAGATACTTTTGACAGGCACATAACGTAACGTCACTAGCTAGCATTAGTCACCAACTCAAGAGAAATATATGGCCGACAAATTCTAGCAAATGATCTGTATCTTTTTGGTAAGATTATGTTCTGTAGTttgttagctagataactagctatAACATTCAGTTGTGAAGTTATAGTACCTATTAAACTTTTTTTCAGTTAGGCATGTTCTTCTGTTGGTTTGTGCTTGAGTGTCTGTTTTGTCTGGCATGCTAATTTCAATAACTAGGCCTCACTGCAAGTGCAAAATGAATTTCATTTAGGCCTAATGAAATAAACTTTAGTATTGCCTGTTCTATTGCCTACCTAACTAGATATATTTAGACTTGATTGGAAATGTGCCATTGAATGAAATGTGAGTGATTTAATTGTTAACGTTTAGTATAAACATTCAACTTCAAAATCGTTTTTCTAGGTAACACTCCAGACATGGCATCAAAAGGCACCAAGGAGACCATTGTCAACAAGTTAGGCTTTAAATCCAGTGGCTCAAAACAGGCAGAAGCAGAAATGGACAGACTCAGGAAGGAGAATGCTCATCTGAAGCAGAAGATGGAGGAAATGTCAAAACGAACAGAGAGGCCACCAGACTCAGACAAAAGCAAACTGCTGGAGGTAGCTAAAGCGTAGTAGTTTGTGCAGACGTTTGGGCTAAGCAGTATTGCCAGcccaatgattattattattattaagttaTAGAGTCCAAATGTAATAGGATTGATATAGTAGTGCTGATGTAGCCTACATTCATAAACAGCAACTATTTTAAACCAAAACAACCTTTTCACTCAATATATTCATAAACTTGACCATATGACATTGTGGAAGTCTGGGTTTAGCATTTTGCGCATCATGGGTGTGTCATTTTGTAAACCGTTGCTTTTGAAATTCTGTCTTGATGGAGTTGTGATATGCTCATTTAAGCATTTTTGTGCACTACCACATTTCATTCAATTCATTAAAACGTTACAATTGATTGCAGAGGATTCTGTCTCTGGAGACGTTGAGAGAGAGGAACACTCAGCAGCTGCTGGCTAAGGACAAGGAGCTAGAGACTCTGAGACAACATCTGCATTCCAATGGGGGAGAGGTGGTGGCCTCGCTCCAGGCTCAGCTGGaccaggggaggagagaggccGAGTACAGAGAGAAACTGTTCCAGTCCCTCTCGGAGGAGACAGGGAATCTGAAGAACAAATTGGTGGCAGTGTCGGCAAGGTGTCAGGCACTGGAGAAACAGGGTCCTGATTTACAGGTGGGTGAGAGGAATTTTCAGTCTGCTGAGGGTGCCTAGACTTTGATCCATTTTGTTAGCCAAGGCTGAGTTATGGAGagaatgtacactatatatacaaaagtatgtggacatcccttcaaatgagtggatttggttattagagccacacccattgctgacaggtgtatataatcgagcacacagccatgtgatctccatagacaaatattgtcagtagaatggccttaccgaagagctcagtgactttcaatgtggcacctttccatcaagtcagtttgtcaaatttctgccctgctagagctgccctcgtaaactgtaggtgctgttattgtgaagtgggtcCTCCCGAGTGGCCGGCGGTCaaaagcactgcatcgcagtgctagaggcatcactacagatccgggtcgatcccgggctgtgtcgcaaccgggagacccatggggcggtgcacaattggcccaccgtcgttaggggagggtttggccggttgGGATGTCTTTGCcgcattgcgctctagcgactcgtTGTGGCGGTCTGGGGGCaagcaagctgacttcggtcgtcagctgtacggtgtttcctccgacacattggtgcggctggcttgcAGGTTAAGCGGGCAGTGTCAAGAAGCAGTCTGGCTTGGCGAGGTCGTgattcgcctctcccgagtccgtacgggagttgcagcaatgggacaagactgtaactaccaattgaatatcatgaaattggggagaaaaagaggcAAAAAGTACCCAAAAAATAAATGTCATTGAGAAGTGTAAATtaattggtaggccacacaagctcacagaacgtgacTGCCAAGTGCTGTAGCGCGTacaaatagtctgtcctcggttgcgagacacactaccgagttccaaactgcctctggaagcaacatctgcacaataactgttaatcgggagcttcattaaatgggtttccatggccgagaagccggactctggagcagttgatatgcattctctggagtgatgaatcacgcttaacCATCTTGCATTCCAATGAATGAatatgggtttggcagatgccaagagaacgctacttgccccaatgcatagtgccaactgtaaagaaatggtttgtcaagatcagtgtggaggaacttgacttacctgcacagagccctgacctcaaccccatcgaacacctatgggatgaattggaactccgactgccggcctaatcgcccaacatcagcgcccgaccttactaatgctcttgtggctgaatggaagcaagtccccgcagcaatgttccaatatctagtggaaagccttcccagaagagtggaggctgttatagcagcaaagggggggaccaactccatattaatgcccatgattttgaaatgagctatttgacgagcaggtgtccacatacttttgatcatgtagtgtacgtGTAACAAGATGACACTGAAGTTCACTCCCCTCCATATTAAGATGTGTTACAGTTTCCTGTATGAATGTTGTGGTCATGGGGCATTCCAAATCTCAAGGTGAAACTCTCTTTTTACACTCTAGATGGCAGCAGTTGCTTTCAGAATGTCATGTCGTCTGACATAATACTTGTTTACTCTCAGATCAGGTGGCTCTGTGATATGAGGAAAGCCAGTAGTCTTATTCATCAAGAGAGAGCTCGTTTTACATCTCTCCGTCTCCAACTTTGGAATATCCATGAGGTCAAGGAAATCCGCCTCCTGACAGGCCCTCCTCACCGACGGCATTACCATGCTGTACATAATTCCCCCGTCATATGATCAGCCAGTCTCGGTATTACAGGATGGGATTACCATCTGGAAGAAGTTTACGAGTTTATGAACCCATGACTCCTCTCGAAGTGTAGTTAAGGGCCTGAGCcaggggagaacgactgcccTGTTAGCAGAAGGCATTGTTAGCAGAAGACAGGATCTCCCATGACTGTGAATGGAAAAGTGGTCAATCATcgtgtaaatatatataaaaaatatatatatgacaaTTATGGTACTAATAATTGCTTCTTATACACTAGATGTattagtttggacacacctcattcaagggtttttctttctttactattttcaacattgtagaataatagtgaagacatcaactatgaaaaaacacatatggaatcatgtagtaaccaaaaaagtgttaaacaaatgaaaatatagtttagattcttcaaggtagccacccattgccttgatgatagctttgcacactcttggcattctctcaaccagattcacctggaatgcttttccaacagttcccacatatgccaagcacttgttggctgcttttccttcactctggtcCACATAGAACAGACCAAGTCTTCATGTAGAAAGAGGTTGTTAACACCTATGTCATCGTTTTGATATAGGCTAATACCTGTGTTTTCTTTACAATTTGATAGAATGGCCAGGGACTCACCGGTGAGGTTGCAGTAGTTGAGGATCACTTGAGAGATGTGAGTTGAACAACTTGTCAAGATTAAATATGCCATTGTCTTTCTTTGAGTGCTAAGGAAAATTGTGTAATCTAACCCCCCAAAGTATGTGTTTTTCCTCGGTTTACAAAAAGGCTTTGGAGAAGAACCAACAGTGGCTGGTTTATGATCAGCAGCGAGAGGCCTATGTGAAGGAAGTCCTGGCCAGGACCGTTGAGTTGGAGCAGCAACTAAATCAAGCCAACCAAGCActccaacaacaacacaaagaaggCTGTTCGGACGGTAAAAAAAGGGGCGTTTGCTGTCAAGAGTAAATCCACTGTTAAATCGGCAGATCCCAAAATGCATTATAAAGGCTGATTCAACACTAGACATTTTTTCCCATGTGGTTAAAATAATTATCCTTTagggccctcaaactcaactctggacctcaaagacAGTTCCACTGCGTTTTTTCCATttttccccctctaatcagggactgattttagacctgggacaccagttgggtgcaattaattatcaggtagaacagaaccaGCATGCTCCGGACCTACTCTAGGGGCTAATGCTTGTTAATCTGTGTTTGGACTAGAAAGTTACTTAATTATCTGTTATCAACTAGCTATTAATTAAGCATTACTAATTAGCTATTACTTTGGTAAAGCACAGTCTACTTGAAAATAGTATTTCCTAGGGGTCGTTTTATAAGTGTTGCTtagagccctcaaactcaacactggacctcgaagccagttccactgctttctTTCATCGTTCCCCTCTAATCacggactgatttagacctgggacaccaggtgggtgaaatGTTACGTTTCAGGctgaacagaaaaccagcattctccggacctcgtagggtaagagttgtaTACCCCTGGTATAGAGGAGCATGTAAGACTCTAACCCTGCTTCCTTTTCCCCCAGCACCAGAGAAGTCTTCGTCCCAGCTGCAGGAGTACTACGACAAGCTGCTGCTGCAGGCCAAGCGGCACGTGGAGGCCCAGAAGGAGGCGGCGGCGCGGGCCCAGGGGGAGCTGGGCGAGCTCCAGAGGCGGTACGAGGAGCGGTGCATGGAGTTGGTCGAGGCCCGGGAGCAGCTCCAGGCCGAGCGCCTCAGCAGCAAACACACAGTCGGCGAGGAGAGGAAGTACTCGGCTGACCGCGCCGACAGAATGCGGTCCGAGCTGGACAGCATGGACGccaggctggaggaggagaggaagaggtctGCTGAGCTGCTGCTGCAGGTATAGTTATACGCCAGGGAGATGTGGTCTTGGTGTGTTTATTATGCAACGTTGTTTGGCTAGGTGAGTTGATTATAAAGCATTCTCTTTTGCAACCACGGCCTGTGGAAAAGTTGCCGGGTAGAGGTTGGAGTTTAATTTAGCAGTTCAATATGGTTGGGGATTTAATGACAGTTTTCTGTGCCagaccacatacactacatggacgcctgctcgtcaaacatctcattccaaaatcatgtgcattaatgtggagttggtcccctctttgctgctataacagcctccgctcttctgggaaggctttccactatatgttggaaattgctgtggggacttgcttccattcagccagaagAGCATTTATGCACTgatgcactgatgttgggcgattaggtggCTAGCAGTCGGCgtt is a genomic window of Salmo trutta chromosome 10, fSalTru1.1, whole genome shotgun sequence containing:
- the cep55l gene encoding centrosomal protein of 55 kDa isoform X1, whose product is MASKGTKETIVNKLGFKSSGSKQAEAEMDRLRKENAHLKQKMEEMSKRTERPPDSDKSKLLERILSLETLRERNTQQLLAKDKELETLRQHLHSNGGEVVASLQAQLDQGRREAEYREKLFQSLSEETGNLKNKLVAVSARCQALEKQGPDLQNGQGLTGEVAVVEDHLRDALEKNQQWLVYDQQREAYVKEVLARTVELEQQLNQANQALQQQHKEGCSDAPEKSSSQLQEYYDKLLLQAKRHVEAQKEAAARAQGELGELQRRYEERCMELVEAREQLQAERLSSKHTVGEERKYSADRADRMRSELDSMDARLEEERKRSAELLLQVNLLQKTLLNQNEEQRRVAILEQHIQQSAKDFGNEKLDRQSLQHQLHKVLKELHKARDQITRLESSNQKQQSEPHFSEPSSYKPEFERLSIEGPIPTSTSKNLLDESFLECPKCRAPYATSQHRELLAHLDYCFT
- the cep55l gene encoding centrosomal protein of 55 kDa isoform X3, translated to MASKGTKETIVNKLGFKSSGSKQAEAEMDRLRKENAHLKQKMEEMSKRTERPPDSDKSKLLERILSLETLRERNTQQLLAKDKELETLRQHLHSNGGEVVASLQAQLDQGRREAEYREKLFQSLSEETGNLKNKLVAVSARCQALEKQGPDLQNGQGLTGEVAVVEDHLRDALEKNQQWLVYDQQREAYVKEVLARTVELEQQLNQANQALQQQHKEGCSDAPEKSSSQLQEYYDKLLLQAKRHVEAQKEAAARAQGELGELQRRYEERCMELVEAREQLQAERLSSKHTVGEERKYSADRADRMRSELDSMDARLEEERKRSAELLLQIQQSAKDFGNEKLDRQSLQHQLHKVLKELHKARDQITRLESSNQKQQSEPHFSEPSSYKPEFERLSIEGPIPTSTSKNLLDESFLECPKCRAPYATSQHRELLAHLDYCFT
- the cep55l gene encoding centrosomal protein of 55 kDa isoform X2, coding for MASKGTKETIVNKLGFKSSGSKQAEAEMDRLRKENAHLKQKMEEMSKRTERPPDSDKSKLLERILSLETLRERNTQQLLAKDKELETLRQHLHSNGGEVVASLQAQLDQGRREAEYREKLFQSLSEETGNLKNKLVAVSARCQALEKQGPDLQNGQGLTGEVAVVEDHLRDALEKNQQWLVYDQQREAYVKEVLARTVELEQQLNQANQALQQQHKEGCSDEKSSSQLQEYYDKLLLQAKRHVEAQKEAAARAQGELGELQRRYEERCMELVEAREQLQAERLSSKHTVGEERKYSADRADRMRSELDSMDARLEEERKRSAELLLQVNLLQKTLLNQNEEQRRVAILEQHIQQSAKDFGNEKLDRQSLQHQLHKVLKELHKARDQITRLESSNQKQQSEPHFSEPSSYKPEFERLSIEGPIPTSTSKNLLDESFLECPKCRAPYATSQHRELLAHLDYCFT